The genomic segment caccaacacctccctctagtgtggaggttgtgtgtaggggagtaccaacacctccctctagtgtggaggttgtgtgtagaggcgcaccaacacctccctctagtgtggaggttgtgtgtagaGGCGCACCAACACCTCTTGTGTTAAACATTATAATTACTGGTGACGTCTTATGTAATAACTAAATTTAAAtatttgtacatttataattatatattattacttaggtaattactgcaggtggaggctgctggtctgcatgggggaggggaagagagagagagagagagagagagagagagagagagagagagagagagagagagagagagagagagagagagagagagagagagagagagagagagagagaaagagagagagagatagagagagagagagagagagagagagagagagagagagagagagagagagagagagagagagagagagagagagagagagagagagagagagagagagagaacgttttTCATCAATGTCTCAAGTATTTTCCCAAAGCCGTCTATCGATCCGGAATTATAGACAGATTAATCTTCTCGTTTGTTATAGAAACTTTCACCGTTgacaacactacacccacacaacacagggacacccaccgttgacaacactacacccacacaacacagggacacccaccgttgacaacactacacccacacaacacagggGACACCACCGTTgacaacactacacccacacaacacagggacacccaccgttgacaacactacacccacacaacacagggacacccaccgttgacaacactacacccacacaacactgggACACCCACCGTTgacaacactacacccacacaacacaggggacacccaccgttgacaacactacacccacacaacacagggGACACCACCGTTgacaacactacacccacacaacacagggacacccaccgttgacaacactacacccacacaacacagggacacccaccgttgacaacactacacccacacaacactgggacaccaccgttgacaacactacacccacacaacacagggACACCCACCGTTGACAACACTACACCCACGCAACACAGGGAACACCCACCGTGGACAACACTACACCCACGCAACACAGGGACACCACCGTTGACAACACTACACCCACGCAACACAGGGAACACCCACCGTGgacaacactacacccacacaacacagggGACACCACCGTTgacaacactacacccacacaacacagggGACACCACCGTGGACAACACTACACCCACGCAACACAGGGAACACCCACCGTTGACAACACTACACCCACGCAACACAGGGACACCCACCGTTGACAACACTACACCCACGCAACACAGGGACACCAGATACAACGACCaccaccatattattccacccacCAGTAacgacttaataataataataataataataataataatattattattattattattattattatttattattattattattattattattattattattattattattattattattattattaggaatTTTAACTGTTATGGTTTTTGCTGACAGTTCTTGTGACAACCGTAACCCTTGGCTGACAGTTCTTGTGACAACCGTAACCCTTGGCTGACATTCTTGTGACAGTTCATCGAGCCTAGATCAACAGCTGACATCACATACAATGACAAGAGTCAGCGGCTGACAGTCCATTTGACGACCGCGCCCTTCAGCTAATAACACAATGATGACCCTAATCAGCCGATGACGTTACACTGGACGATCTTAACCAGCCGAAGACGTTACACTGGACGACCTTAACCAGCTGATGACGTTACATTGGACGACCTTAACCAGCTGATGACGTTACATTGGATGACCTTAACCAGCTGATGACGTTACATTGGACGACCTTAACCAACCGATGACGTTACATTGGACGACCTTAACCAGCCGATGACGTTACACTGGACGACCTTAACCAGCCGATGACGTTGCACTGGACGACCTTAACCAGCTGATGACCTAGTACTGGACGACCTTAACCAGTGGATGACAGCACATAACAAGTACACAGTACCGACCATCGTCTGGCCTACGAAACTCTCTACACTTGGTACTCTGAAGGCACGTATTGGTCGGCAGGTGCTGAGTGGATGCGCGCACGAGAAGGCGTACTCAGACGAGTACTGGGAGTGCTACGTGCGCCACATGGCCACCACGGCCTACCACGCCGCCGGCACCTGCAGGATGGGACCGCCCTCGGACCCCCTGGCCGTCGTCGACCACAGGCTCAGGTGAGACTCTTGGGGTCATGGTCGCTGCTGTGGGACACTGCGACGATGCTACGGGTTGGGATGAGTGGGTCTTCACGCCCTCAGGTCTTGAGGGGGTCTTCAGCAGCGGGAAGTCATGAGCGGAAGCGATAATAGATGATAGTTTATAATTAGAATAAATGTAAAAGAAGATTTCATGTGGGGAGACTTAGTAATCAGTGAACGAAGAGTCCGGTATAAAATAATATTTGGTGCaataagtaatggtaatgtcttcttacagacataataacataggataaaaacctaCACGTGTGTTTGTGAGATTTATGtaaagcatttacaccgagtcttTAGCACTCTCCTGAGTACtgaagggctcaccatagcccttgctacttggaactttttgttccaggtagcgaatcttaaacagcaaACAACATCCTGAGTActttgtcattattattattaacatctttattgacaaaattaattacaattttgcctaatctgaggaatttgatagtcttattaaagtgaagataatgctggtattcactgtcactggTATTcacaggacagaggatcatacataagacaataggtctaaactgtaggctgaagcacaaatatatatcatggttacaatcaatgttttaatatatggatatggtctgagtgtgtggttaggacgagacttgcatctcaacgtctaatgagcTCAGTAGACGTTGAGATATTAGAGAGAGCGACTGGAGTGTAGTGAGATGATAAGGAGGGTGTTGAAGGCGTGTTGTTGTGTCGTACACAGGCTGCGAGGCGTGTCTGGAGTGCGGGTGGTGGACACCTCCATCATGCCACTCGTGGTCTCCGCCAACACCAACGCCGCCACCATCATGATCGCCGAGAAGGCCGCCGACCACGTCAAGCAGGACTGGGGCGTCCCCGGGTCATAGAACTCATGCCCGCCATATTTTTTTACGATTGTTTACGATTTATTTTTGTGATTGTAATTTTTGCACCGTGTGTTTTTATTGCTAAAACACAAGATTTCCTATTTATACTTTGTTGTACCAGGGTTTGATTGTCGCAGGAGGACAGAAACGTCATGGAGAACGTTTCCTTCCATCCGATGTCTTTGTTTACCTAACTAATTTTAATTTGTATCTTCATAAAGGAAATgttcccaaccatttctgtcccgcccaggaaTCCAACCTGAGATCCCTGATTGTGAGCCGATGGCGAAGCCAATTGTACTACGAGACCCGAGGGTTTTCCAAGTGTCGAAATTATGAGTTAATGGCGAACAGAAAATACCTGAATTTCCTTGTCAgtgatcatactatcatgcaagaggagccacacatctatggttcatccaataaacaagtatctctgggaattctcattatctgccgatgtagacctgaccaaatgtaaactgtgtcaacaaaattattcgcacaccctccgtcactatgcgaTGGagcgcgaaaagatacgtgaattcagagacaattctataaccaatgttccaacgatgtgtaaatatttcattcaaaatgatctgctaccaaaaattttagccaaatatccccagtttgctaactgtaggtagtaactaagtgaatgtaacctatccaccgctgcccactggatggggggcggtgtgcaggacaaacatatcaattgtgacactaactctccacatatgtcagttgcttaatttagaaactgtacttgtggtcgatctcgaacccattgttgatgtgacgaattatgctgaattttgtaactagctcatcaagattgtaagttgtttagctaaattaattgtgtggttcagtccctgagcctattatgtgcctctgtaaccctttcactaccacccacaagatgagtatgggatgcataataaatgaactaaactaactagtgTTACGGAAACCCATCCAGTTACTGGCCAGACCTAACAGTGTTTAATCTGGTTGACCGAACGAGGCGATTAACATACATAACAATGGTTGCATGTAAAATTAACACTATTCTCAGTCAGATTTACATATTTTCTGGGAATGACATAGTAGCAATTTCACTCCATTGGATTCTcttgttaaatatatataaagattAGTAATAGAATTTACTAATTTTCACTCGCATGTGAAATAGTATTTTATAAAGTGTACTGTGTTCGTAAATTTTTATCGAATAAAAATTACCAAACCATATTGTACTTTTCTTATCTGTTACTATGTCCAAACTCTGGAGAAAGTATCAAATCCACCTGAAGGAACCACCTAGAGATATGAGATATACAAAAGGGAATTAAATTCACCTTCCCAGGAAATCAGATCAGCCAAAAgcagctatgaaagaaaatttcctCAGAACATTAAGAAATATACCAAGTTTTTTGTATGCCTATAAGAAGTAATCCCAAGACAAAAGCCTCGGCAGGCCCCGTAAAAGATTAGACCAACCAAGTTATAATTGACGATAAAATGGCAGCCAACACTGAGTAAATACGTCAATGTATCAGGAAGGAtggtattaaacaaatagtgaaactctagCCAAATAAATCCCCAAggccagacgaagtgtttgccagggtgctaaaagaatgcaaagaggagctatgCGAGCCGTtgtttaccatatttaataaatcattagtcaggcagagtgctagagtcgtggaaggttgctaatgtggtaccaattttcaagaaaggagctagatcacttgcgtcaaactattggccaaatagcttaacgtctattgtgggaaagctgtttgaatcgataattgcaaataccattcgtcttcactatgaaaaacatagattaataaatgattcacaacgtgATTTTactaatggccgttcatgtttaacaaatttgctatcattttattccaggatagttgaggcagttgatagtggtaaggtttgtgatgttgtataccttgactttagcaaagtttttgatacagggccacatgaaagattgattaaaaagatgtggtcccgggttcgatcccgggcgccggcgagaaacaatgggcagagtttctttcaccctatgccccctgttacctagcagtaaaataggtacctgggtgttagtcagctgccgcggactgcttcctgggggtggaagcctggtcgaggaccgggcgcggggacactaaagccccgaaatcatctcaagataaccaagataatataaaaaataataatataaataatataagaaattggataagtttagttttaggaaagacctgggtaaatattggttcggtaacagggttgttgattggtGGAACCAAtgaccgcgtaacgtaatagaagtaggatcccttgattatttcaagcgtaggttagatatatatatataaatgagattgggtggatataagtaggagctgcctcgtgtgggccaatatgccttctgcagttaccttcattcttatgtttataTATAATAAGGATGGAATTGAACTTACATAGTATTGGGGGATAGAGTTCTTGAGAAAAATGTAGCTTAGGCGATTAGACTTAtgggaggtgggggagctaatgaattaatccaatTAGGTCAATTGGTGGGAAGAaattagttttagtttagtttatttattatgcaccccatatcctTCCTgtgggtagtggaaagggttacagaggcacataatggactgaggaactgaacccccaaaattcatttagctaagcaagtaatagtcttgatgagctagttacaaaattcagtgtaCATCGTCACATTAACAATGGGCTCgataccgaccacaagtacagtctctAAATTAAGCAATTGTTTTACCCGAGGGCTACTAACACTTTAGCGGCCTCGAAGGAAACCGGCGGCTTATCAAAGGTCCCCCAATTTATCCTGTGATCTTTTCCAATTGGATTTTAAAATataacagttttggcatttacgtctTCGGCGGGTAGGTTTTCCAATgttttataaccctatgggtgtaAAAGCATCTCCTGTAAGTCCTATACtgtgacttgttgagcttgaaactattgctccttgtttgtgttacatctaacCTTTTGCAGACGTTGTCCGCattaacatcctccaaattgttcagtattttaaaagcttcgatgagatccgccctgtcatgtctggtttgcagagcTGTTAGCCCagtggccctcaactgttcctggtatgagagttcacttagctctggaatgatttttgttgcccgatgTTGCACTTTCTCTAGAACGTCCTTCTtagtgtccttctgaagatgatgtctccatgcgtggatacagtaatccaaatgtggGCGCatcagagatttatacaattgaatcactacctgcttttccttaaagtcaaaggtacgTTTGATTATTCCAAGTGTTTGGTAAGTTTTTTGACTGTTACTCCTACCTGTTgttcaactttcagtgaatgttggattttgactccaaggtccttttcttcatcaatttgCTGCAATgaaatgttattaatttggtagttgtgcaaTGGGTTGCTATTCGCCATATGCAAAGTCTTGCATTTatcgatattaaaaagcatttaccAGTCTACTgaacatttgtggagttcatgtagatttcTTTGTTAGGCTTCAATATCATtttcatttcccactttaccatagatcattgtgtcatctgcaaatttgatgatatggtttgtaatattctcatctgtcattgatgtatatgacaaaagggGTTGgccccacatatgtcagttgcttaatttagaacctgtacttgaggtcgatctcgaacccattgttgatgtgacgacttatattgaattttgtaactagctcatcaagattgtaacttgcctagctaaatgaattgtggggttcagtccttgagcccattatgtgcctctgtaaccctttccactaccgcccacaagatgggtatggggtgcataataaatgaactaaacaaacTAACCTCGTCGAATCATATTAATAACACCATTATAATTGTGTATTGTGCTCTACATATATTACTCTGAAAACCGTACCAATCGCTAAAtaacaaaattgggctactttagtTACAAATTCGCCACCTTTAGTCCCTCAAGTGGCCACTGTGAGCCAGAGAACACGTTGCCACAACAACAGTCGCTGGCAGGACCCGCCTCGGGCAGCATCCCATCCTCCTCAACCtgatataacaacaacaaactagTCGCCACACCATCCcctgccacaccacaacaaccacagtaGCGTTGCATATaacacacacaattaggtgagtacagtgatgAGCATTGCCATACCACACCTATACAGTGATACATGCCACACTAACCACAGTGACGAGCCACACCACATCAACCATAGTAACGAgctacaccacaccaaccacagtGACGAGCCACGCCACACCAACCACAGTGATAAGCCACCCCACACCACAGCAACCACAGTGATGAGCCACCCCACAccaaaccacaccaacaacagtgacgagccacaccacaccaaccacagtGATGAGCCACCCCACAccaaaccacaccaacaacagtgacgagccacaccacaccaaccacagtGATGagccaccccacaccacaccaacaacagtgacgagccacaccacaccaaccacagtGATGagccaccccacaccacaccacaccaacaacagtgacgagccacaccacaccaaccacagtGATGagccaccccacaccacaccaaccacagtgacaagccacaccacaccaaccacaatgACAAGTCACGTTAAGGATTGGTGACCATTTATCTTTCTATGCTAAGGGTTCAAACCCTCGCCAATATCAGTCATATGCAGAGGTGAAAGGGATACATAATCCAGCTACACCAGGGAGTTGGATTTCGGTATCTGTTGGGAAGACATATTCATCGTGTGCTTTTGCAGTTCCATTCAGTTATTAAAGTTTCATTTAAGTGTATATTCCctaaaattataataattatgctcATTAATTTAGCAAGAATTTAATATTAATCCACATTTCTTTATTCCCTTTCAGGAAATTACATTAATCAAACTTTCTCAACATGGGTAAAGTAAAAAGACTTAGACAGAAGTTCCATACTAGTTTGGCAAAGGAAAGAAAAAGCAAAGAAAGCAATGATCTTCCTGCTCCAGGGATTTTACAGTTGGTGCCTATGGTTAAGAAAATTGAAAGTGATGAAGCCACTGCCAGGTACAATATACTATACAATTAAACATGTAACTGCTGCAAGTTACAGGTTTAGTTTTCCTTATGTAATCATAATGGAATGGGGAAGAAAAGGTGCCCgaccacttggaaggtcggggattgaacgccgacctgcaagaagcgagactgtTGCTCTACTATtcagaccaagtggttgggcaccattcttttccccccatcctattccaaatccttatcctttccaattgttatatagtcataatggcttggtgctttctcctgataattcctggGGTCAGAAATTgccattaaaataatttttataataaaatgtgtAGAACATTGGTATGCTAAAATGTATTGGTGTTGCTAATATTAAATTCTTAGAACTACAAAACACAgtctttgctgttattacactgtatacacaCATTAAATATAACTACATTTTTTATGCACCACTAAGCAGGTGTGGTGTTTTCATAATCCAAGCATAACATAGTGCCAGTCAGTTGGCAGTGGCACCTGACAAAGTAATGTGCCTCTAAATATACTATGCACAATGCTACTATTTTTATCAGAATCTTAGGCCATTAAATATTGAATATaaataattttccacaagttaATTTTCTAAAAGAACATGAGGTACCGTTTCATGATGCATACACTCTAAGCTGCGGATCTACCTTGCGCTGTGAACATCATGACCAGCATTGGGTTCACTGATATGAGTACTGTACATAGTATTTATCACTTCTATGATCTGTGACATTATCATCATTAAATAATTGCACTTCCTTATTTCATCATTAAGTGATGCAATGGACATGAGCTGCAGAGCAGTACTTTTGAGTTGCTGCATGCACTACTCATGGCCAGGGGCACTACTCATGGTCGTGCTCTCTACTGAAGCCCTCGCACCGAGGAGAGGTGCCCtcaatttttttccaagatggcatctgtttactggaGGCCTCAGGAAGCAGATTTGAGCTACATGTACCTGCAGGAGTTTTTAAATCTTATgcagtacagtactttaaaaCATTCCTGACTGTGTCGAGCAGTTTACGGATAATTGATGAGAACATCCCTGGTTGTGTCATGCAGTGAAGGGTTAATGAAGCTGGAAGTTGTTTGGAGGGGATAAGATAAAAATCATGAGTACAGTATCTGTATAGTATATTTCTTATTGCAAGTTTATGCATACAGTACAATACTTTAATTTGAAATTGCTGGGATACACTTTCCTGCTCAAAGGGGGGAGCATGGTTAATTCAATACACTAGCATCCTGGGGCTACCCGGATTCTGATTCGATTCCTGTCCTGGTCCAATGATTTTCGTAATGATTAACTATGCATTGGTCAGGTTGCTACAATTAGAAAGGCAATTAAATAGTTGTTTAGAAGTATGAATAAGAAGTACTGATAGTATTGAGCATGCTGCTAAGGCACTGGGCTACCTACCTAGTATTGTACGTACAAATTAAACAAAGAAAAGGAGAATTATTGGTCCATGCTGTCATGCCAAAAACTTTATTTAATACTACTTTACAGTACTTGCAGAACTACAAATATTCTGGGTTTTTTAAATACATTTTGTTATATGTGTACTTTTAGTTAATTATGATGTATTAAATTGCCTACATTGCCAGGGGCTAAATAAATGTATAGCCTGCACAAATGTGTATGTGGGCATATATATGCATAATTGCATATATGTAGACATCTTTGACATTTGCATTTATCACTGAGATAACCTTAATCTATAAGAAAGGTCTTCATACATTCATACCCTAAATATATTTTACTAGCCAGTTTAATTCCCATCAGCACCTCATGATACATTTTCTATATATTCCAAAGCTTTATGCAGTTTAGGACCTCTTATCCAGTTTAGCCCCCTTTTATCCATGCTAACCCCTATCTATCCAGCTTAGCGATACAGTATGTACTTTACTGGTGCAAATTCTCCTTGCAATCCTGTCATCCAGCAGCAGTCTTGATATCAATCATAATATCTGCATATCTATACTGTACCTCCAAATATTTCTTGAATAACTAGTCTATACCTATACTGTAGTTTGTTATAGATGAACACACTTGTGGTGGAGCCTTAATTGATACAATAATCCATACACTAATATTTGAGCTGCTACTGATTGCTTAGGTTTTTTTTCAGCTGAACCTAGGATAGAACTGTAGGCCATTCAATAACTGTAGGTATGTGGTTTAGAATTAAGTGTTCTAATATGTAAAATATGCCTAAATAGGATCCTCCTTCATTTTAGGCACTAGGAAGTGGGTATGTCTAGTTTGTCTTgcacaacccatcctcgactcgagtccattacattcagtggtcaaccccacagacgcattcataaattttaacatgctgttcattcaaaacaggaattttctcaaatataaattaatattataatatattagcatattgtgcatttataggcataggttaggttaggtgtttaggttctgttggtgattatttctaTTTGTAGTACattggtgaagcatttacagtgttgcatttcaaacaaaattcgtcagtgaagcacttgttctggaactgttcgaacgtcatcagttgtgggtcgtgtgtaaactgtttttcattcataaacagggggtttagcgggtgaatggaatcacttttgggtctttgtttggaggacgggctgctttgcAATAATCTGGTAAGGTTGGGTGTTCATTTCAGGATTCATTTACAGTCAGCCACGTGCTTTCCGAACCTCTCGGGATTGAGACTGAACGGATAACCTGTTGTGTTCTGATAAGTGGTTCATCATCCTGAAAAGCTAGGTGGAAAAAATTTACAATTTTGTTGCAGAAATTTGTCAGTGTTTTGTTTATACTCACCAATATAAGAAGTTCTGATCCACTTGTTAACTTGAAGATTATAATTGATGGAGCATTTTTATTTAGATAgaaaaggtggtggtggatgatgttAATATTGGGTTGACTGAAGTGGAGAGTAATGGTGATGAGGTAACCTCAGCAGACTGCCTTTCACTATGTACAATGATGTACCTAATGCCATGGTAGAGTTTAAAGCTGCCGAGCCATCCATTAGTGTATGAACACTGCTCGAGTGGTGCTGTGTATGGTAACTTGGCAAACTAGTTCCATCTTTATTGCACATTTTTATTCAGACTGCCTGCCGCCCCACCAGTTATCCAAACTAACCCAAATCGGATAACAGGCATTTTTGGAAAAAAGGCGTTCGTAAATAACGTGGCTGACATCACACAAGCTCATTTTTCAGGTTTCATCCTCAGGGAGTTTCATCAGGGAGATGACTGGTATACAGTACTGTCCATATACCTGTTTTCATTAGCAAATTTCCACGTTAGTAGCTTTTGATGCAATTAGTGTAATTTTAAAAGGTTTATTTTGTAACATAACTCTTCAGACTCATATTGAAGtctatattttcaataaattacaaaatactgtaactatttaatatatatttttttcaaatgtAACTAATTtgctatattttatttttttcagtGGTAACATGTTTGCAGGTTTACAGATCAAACTAGGGGAAACAGAGAACATGCCTGCCTCTAAAACTGTGGATACATCAGACACGCGTAGTATGACAAGTGTGTCCTCTAATAAGCAGAGTAGATGTACTAAGAAGGAAAGAAGAAGACAGAGACATGAGGAATTTATGCAAAGTAAGTTATACAGTAGTAAGATTGATAATATAATGGACTCTTAGAGGCATTACATAGCAAAGTTGGGGGAaaaaaggtggtgaagaggacagTCATGATCAGCTTAAAATAAATCATTATTAAGAGCATAGGTTAACCTATGAATACAGGTGCGTACCCTAAACAGCATACATTATGGTGTGAATTCGGGCACACACAATTTCATGGGCTGCCAAGCCAACACTGAATTCTTTGGCAAATGTTACATTATTTTACGTAAAAAGTCACACCTTTAAAAGTACTGCACTGTACAGTACTTTTACAGGCCTTTCCTATTGATATAATTTTGCTTGATCGCGCTTATTTAAGTCTAATTATATTTGGAAAATCCAGTCCTGATCAATACACTTAAAATAAAGGCATGTCAATGTGTGTGAGAACGTGGCCTCATTTCTTAAATCAGTAGCCTTTGCCCTTACATCCTAATTTGGCCCCCCTGGTACATCATCCTCACCATGGAGGTTCTTTATCCAGTTAGTTTCCCTGTGGCTGAAGTCACCATTTACAGtattaattttgtttcatttgACAGTGTTATTGGTCTTCCTTATCTACATTCCCTTCACATTTTCCTCTACACTTCTGCCTCTCCACCCCAATGGAAAGGT from the Procambarus clarkii isolate CNS0578487 chromosome 10, FALCON_Pclarkii_2.0, whole genome shotgun sequence genome contains:
- the LOC138363058 gene encoding glucose dehydrogenase [FAD, quinone]-like; this translates as MTAHNKYTVPTIVWPTKLSTLGTLKARIGRQVLSGCAHEKAYSDEYWECYVRHMATTAYHAAGTCRMGPPSDPLAVVDHRLRLRGVSGVRVVDTSIMPLVVSANTNAATIMIAEKAADHVKQDWGVPGS